The genomic window GCATTCCACAATACGAACGCTCCTTTTTGCTATTATACCTTATCGTTCCTGACAATATCCAGCAGTAATTTCAAAGGAATCAAGTTGTGAAGCATGGATTTACCGAAAATAGCGATTCTCAGATATCGGATAATGGGTATCTGAAAGTTTGTGCGGTGGAAGTTTTCCCCGGCGAGCGAAAGATGCTGATAATGCAATTTCTGAAAAAAGCTATAATTCTGAGCGCATGGTTTGTTCGCATGGAGGAGCGGTCTTCATGAAAGGCGGCGTCACGAGCGTAATGAAGTCTGTTTTTAATACTCCTATGTCGCCGGTTCGGGCGGAATATGCGGGCATGGTCAGCCTTTTGTCGGGCTGGTCTTTTGCATGCGCAGAAAAGGACCAGCCTCAAATCCCTTCTTTCTCTTGCCTTGTCACTCCCTCTTTTTTGCTTATCATAACTTTGACGTTACCCTGGTAAGAAGCAATTATCCTTGACAAGAATAATATCCTGTGCTAGGATTTGCAAATATAATAAGTTATAATTTATTGTGAAGTATTATGTTATGATTCCAGAACATTTAAAATATACATCAACCCACGAATGGTTCTTTTGGGATAATAAAGTGGTCACGATTGGTCTTTCGAAATTTATTGTTGACGAACTCGATGACCTCTTGTTTCTTGATCTCCCAAAGGTAGGAGATGAAATCCTTTCTGGAATTTCCTTTGGAGAGCTCGAGGCATTAGACAAACTGATTGATATTACCTCTCCCATGGCAGGCGAGATTGTGGCAGTAAACGAACGCCTTTACGAAAATCTGAATATCTTAAGTAACGACCCATACCATCATGGTTGGTTAATAAAGTTTGTAACCACCGAAATACATCTTCTGAATGAACTCCTGGACGCAAAGGAATATAAGGCACATCTGAGTAAATTGCAATTTGCTGCGCCACGCCAACGAAAACGATACGCCAAAAGTATAAAAGGGAAGCGGCGGAAATAAGTTTTTATGAATTCCATACAGAACCGCAGACTTGTTATTTTAACTGAAGGAAGGCTCGATCTCTTTAGTGCAAAAACCGCCGTCAGCGTCATTCGTTACTGCAAAGAAGATGTGGTTGCGCTTGTAGACCGCGTAAATGCCGGCAACGATCCCGAATCGGTTATCGGTATTGGGAAAGGAATTCCCATTGTCCCTGCAATCGGAGACGCCCTTCATCTTAAACCCAATGCCCTCCTTATAGGGATTGCGCCACCCGGCGGCATGCTGCCGCCTGAATGGCGTAAACATATTACCGATGCACTCAGAAACGGACTCCACATCATCAGCGGACTCCATTGCCATCTAAACGACGACCGCGAATTTCGCCAACTGGCAAACGAGCACCACGTGAAAATCTGGGATGTTCGTAATCCTTCCGATGAGATCCCTTTGGGCACGGGAAAAGCAAAAAATACCAGGACGCTTCGTATCCTTACCGTAGGCTCTGATTGTAATATCGGGAAGATGGTGACTTCGATTGAAATTACCGGCGCAGCCAGACAGCGGGGTATCAACGCCTGCTTTGTTGCTACAGGACAAACCGGCATTATGATCGATGGCAGCGGAATTGCCGTGGACCATGTTGTTTCTGACTTCATTTCCGGAGCGGCGGAAAAACTGGTGCTTGACCGCGCCCAGTATCAACTCTTAAGCATTGAAGGGCAGGGCACAATCGTCCATCCGGCATATTCCGGCGTTACCCTTGGGCTGTTGCATGGATCAGCTCCCCAGGGACTTATCCTGTGTCATCAACCTACACGAAAGACACTTCGCCATTTCAACGATTTTCCCATTTTACCTCTTTCTTACCTGATCGATCTTTATGAAAAATTAGCACAGCCCGTCTATCCATGCAGGGTGCTTGGCATTTCACTCAATTGCTTCGGCATGACGGACCGTGATGCTTTACAGGAGATTCAACGGGTGGAGCGGGAGACAAAACTTCCTGCCACTGACCCCATTAAGTTTGGCGTAAGCAAATTTATCGACAGCATCCACCCCCTTTTGCCATGAATCTCTCTTCTTATCCTCTCGATTTGAAACTAAGACACACCTTCCAGATTGCCAGAGAAACCCGTGATATTCAAAATAATGTTGTCGTCATGTTAAGAGACGGCGATGGTGTCATTGGTTTTGGAGAAGCCGCACCAACCCGCTTTTTTGGAGAGGATGTAAGGAGTGTTGCCAGGGCGCTTGGTCAGTCGGTTGACCTTTTGAAACAAGCCAATCCCTTTCACCTGGAGGACATTACCCATCTCCTCAAAGAGAGATTTCCCGGAGATGCATCCGCCCGTGCGGCCATAGATATTGCCCTTTACGACCTCATTGGCAAGAAGCTCAATATCCCCCTGTATCAGCTTCTGGGATTAAAGCAACCCACTGAAAAAGTAACGTCATTTACTATAGGAATTGACACCCTGGAAAAGATGTGCAGGAAGGTTGACGAAGCAAAAGACTTCCCCGTCCTTAAGATCAAGGCGGGTTTTAAAGAAGACATGGAGACCCTGAGAGAATTGCGTAAAATCACCAAGGCGGTCTTTCGCATTGACGCCAATACCGGATGGACACTTTCCGAAGCGAGAGAAAAACTGACTCTTATGGAAAACCTTGGCGTTGAGCTTGTGGAACAGCCATTTCCCGTTGGCAGTATTGAATTGCTTCAAAAGATCAGGCATTATGTAAAAATTCCCATCTTTGTTGACGAAGATGTAAAAACCGCACGAGATATACCCGCATTTTCCGGTGCAGTGGACGGAATTAATATCAAACTCATGAAATGTGGTGGGATTCGTGAAGCGATTCGGATGATTCATACAGCTCGTGCCCACGGACTCAAAATAATGATTGGTTGCAATATTGAAAGCTCGGTATCAATCACAGCGGCTGCGCATTTAGCGACATTAGTTGACTATATTGATCTTGACGGGCATCTCCTTGTTGTCAACGACCCATACACGGGGGTAACAGCCGATAAGGGAAGATTGACATTACCGGCGGGTGACGGATTAGGAGTGTCGCCACGCAGCAGCGAGACCTTATCGTCTTTGTGCAAAAGTGATGCGGATAAACCGTTTATCCGTAGTTAGAAAATAAAATAAACGTTCTGGAAAAAGAAGCTATGACAGATAAAACACTTACCCAGGAAATACTAACCCATGCCAGAGGAATCCATGATTATGTTGTCAGGATGCGGCGGGATTTTCACAAGCATCCTGAAACGGGTTTTGGTGAAATCCGCACTGCCGGTGTTATTGTTGAGGAATTGAAGCGACTAGGATTACAGGTACAAACAGAAATTGCCAAAACAGGAGTCCTTGGTACGCTTCCGGTCGATGGGGCCTCAAGTACCGTTGCCTTTCGGGCTGATATGGATGCCTTGCCGATAACCGAAGAAAATGATCTCGAATTCAAATCCCAAAACGAAGGGATGTCCCATGCCTGCGGGCACGATGCGAACATGGCAATGCTTTTGGGCGCTGCCAAACTCATGGTACAGTTGAAGGACAAATTAAAACGACAGGTGAAGTTCATCTTTCAGCCTTGTGAAGAACAACACCCGGGTGGAGCAAAACTCATGGTTGAGCAAGGAATCCTAAAGGATATAAACGAAATCTATGGAGTGCATATCGACCCGAATATTCCATCCGGCACCTTTGGATTACGGGCAGGGGCTACCATGGCGGCGACGGACCGCATCGTCATTACCATTATAGGGAAGGGCGGCCATGCCTCTACCCCACACTTGTGTGTAGACCCCATTGTTACTGCAGCTGAGGTAATATTAGCAATTCAGACGATTGTTTCACGCAAGGTGAATCCGCTGTCTCCCTGCGTCGTTTCTTTGTGCCAGATATCTGGTGGGACAACTTTCAACGTCATCCCGGATAAGGTCAGGATCATCGGTACGGTAAGAACCCTTGCCAAGGAACTGAGATACAAGATGCCGATCCTGATAGAAGAGGCTATTCGGGGGATTACTTCACTCAACAATGCCTCATACCAATTTGAATATCTCAAGGGACATCCTCCGCTTCATAACCCGCAGCAACAGGTGGATTTCGTACAGGATAAAATCATTGAACTCTTTGGCAATAAATCGGTGGAGCAGATAGATCCCAAGATGGGAGGGGAGGACTTTTCCTATTACCTGGAAAAAATAAAGGGCGCCTATCTTTTTTTAGGTTCAGGAAACATTGAAAAAGGCGCAAGCCAACCTTTACACAGCGCACGGTTCTTATTAGATGAAGACGTGCTTTCCATGGGTCCAGCCCTCTTCACGTATATTGCCTGTTGCCCATAATTGGCCGTAGGAAAAATTGTTGTGCCAATTATTTGAAACCACAAACATGCTTTCTGATTAGACAAACGCTTTCCTGGGTTGTACAGAAAAGCTTACATACTTTTTTTGGGCAACGTCGTTCAAGAAAAATCATGTCGAAGCATTTTCTTAATATACCTGTCATGTATCGGTTGGTAACAAGGTGGATAGGTTATTTGCCAACACCTGTATCCTACGCCATTTCGCAGCACATCGCAGATTTTAGTTACGTGCTCTATACTTCAGCAGGAAAGAACGTAAAGCAGAATCTTCGGTTGGTATTTCCAGATCTGCCGGACAAGAACCTCTCACGCCTCGCAAGAAGACTCTTCAGAAACTACAGCAAATACATCGTCGATTGCGGCAGGTTTACCAATTTCAACAAAAAGGCGCTCACAGAGCAAATAGTTTGTTACGAAGGAAAAAAGAACCTCGACGAGGTGCTTCACATGAATAAAGGGTTGATCCTGTTGACAGCGCATCTTGGCAACTGGGAATTAGGAGGGATGTTTTTTGGAAGCTATGGTTTTAAAATAAATGTTCTGACCCTTCCCGATGAGAATCCGGAAATTGATACGATCAGGAGTTGGCACAGGAGTGTATATGGTGTAAAAACTATTCCGGTGGGTAACACGCCATTTTCGATGCTGGAAGTGGCAAGGGCGCTTGATAATAAGGAAATTATTGCCATGTTAATTGATCGGCACCATGCCGGACTGGACAGTATTGCAACGGACTTTTTTCATAAACCTACCTTGTTTCCAAGAGGGCCGTTTGTCCTGAGCAGGCTAACGGGCGCTCCGATCATTGTCGCTTTTGTCGTGAAAGAGAAAGATGTATATAAAGGCATTATAGAAAGGCCTCTCATGGTTACACATGAAGACGAGGAATGCGCAATATTAAGAGAGGTTGTAAAAATATTTGAAAAGTATATAATGCTTTATCCAGACCAGTGGTATAATTTCACGCCCATCTGACTTTAAGAGTAATACGGGAGATGGAAAATGGTGAATGCAGAAAAATTTAACATTTTATTTTCTGTGGTAGTGCTTATTAGTCTATTTTTTCTCATCCCTCTCAATGCAGCGAGTGATACTGCAGGAGAAGTGTCATTCTCTGACAGGCAGAAAATACTTGAAAAACTCAAGAAACTCGCCAAAGATACCCATACAATAACTGCTATAGTTACTCAGGAGAAACAACTCTCCCTATTGAAAAAAAAGATTTACATTGATGGATCTGTGGTAATCATAAAAAACCCGAACGTATTCAGATGGGATATAGTCAAGCCTGATAAATCTATAATAATTATTGAAGGTGAGACGATGACTATTTATCACCCTGATGTTAAAGAGGCGCAAGTATATAACCTTTCTGAAAATCCAATAGCTCGCAATACCGTGAATTTTTTTAGAACAACTCTCTGGGGTTCATACACTGAAATAGAAAAGAAATTTTCGGTAACTATACTCCGTAAAAATAACGAAATAGTCTTTCAATTAGTACCTTTATCAAAGACAGTTGGACAATACTTATCTTCTATTCTTATATACTATGATGAAGGAACGGGGTTCCCACGGGGTTTCGAAATGACAACTCCGAAAGGCGGAAAGACTGTTACCAGGTTGTCAAACATTAAGATTAACCCGGAAATCAAGACAGACACCTTTAAGTTAAAATTGCCTGCGGATGTCTGGATAACGAACAATCCTGAGCATAGTCAATGCGATATTAAATAATGGTTACTGTGATTAAACTCTTTACAGTTATCGCCATAATAGTATTGAGTGTTTATCTCTATCCACATCTGAATCATCAAAATATCGGCGCCTTTGTAAAAGAAAATAGAACTGCGGCACCTTTGTTTTTTATAGCAATTACCGGCTTGAGGCCGATTCTTTTTTTCCTGCCATCGATGGGTTTGACAATCGTGGCGGGTATATTGTTTGGCACGATCTGGGGCACGGTGTACGTGGTTGTCGGCGGAGCGCTTTCCACACTCGTGGGATTCTATTTTGCGAGATGGCTTGGCAGGGACGTGGTGAAAAGGTTGGTGAATAAAAACTCTATAATCAGAACGCTTGATGAACGATCACGGATGTATGGGAAGCATGCAGTGCTTTATATGCGGCTTTTCAATTTGCCCTGGGATATGGTTAGCTACTGGGCGGGTCTTTCAGGGATTTGTTTTTCTGATTATTATAGAGCGAGTCTGATTCCCCTTGTGCCCATCAGTTTTTTGTATACCTATTTTGGCAGCCATGTATTGACGCCGACCAGTACAGGATTTATTGTCTCGCTGTCAATCATGCTCGTAATGGGCGCGATTCCTTATATAAAACCAAAATTTAAGAAGAAAGCGTATGGCTGAAAGTATTGGGGCAATAAAACTTCCCATAAACAGGCTACACATGGAACTAACAAATGCCTGTAATTTTTCCTGTGAGTTTTGTCCCGATTCAAGGATGAAAAGGCAGAGGGGATTCATGCCTCTCGAAATGGCCAGGTCCATACTGGACGATATTGGCAGGACGGGAATTGCGAAATTGGTATTGTTTCATGTGATGGGAGAGCCTGCCTTGCATCCCCATTTCATTGACATAGTCAGGTATGCAAATCATAAAAATGTGGCCGTGTGTATAACAACAAACGGCAGCCGTATAGAAAAAAACGATTTGCTCAACACCCTTATCCAGGCCAATGCCAAACAAGTGATCCTGTCACTTCAAACGCCTGACGAAAACACCTTCTCCATGAGAGGCGCCAGGGGCGTGTCCTTTGAAGACTATGCTGAATATGTCACATCGATAGCAAGAACTTTTATGAATAACGGGCACGAAAGTGAGCTGGTCATACATTTTCTTTCATCACCCTTACGGAAATTAATGATACCCATAGCTAAGGAGCTCAGTATTGCCGACACATCAAAAAAATTACGGTCGCATTTACAGGCATGGGCGGAAAGGATATTGAAAGGCACCAGTAACGAGCATCGGTTGTCCAATGTGCAAAGACAGATTACTCGTGCGAGAAGTTTTAAGGAAAACAAGATTTTTATCAACGACCGGCTTTCTTTTCAGACACGGATCGTCGGAGATTGGGCAACGCATTTTGACACAAAGGTCGTTAATGCAAGAGTTGGTTATTGTCCCGGGATTCAGGACAACTTTGGCATACTCTGGAACGGGGATTACACCTTTTGCTGCACGGATTATGACGGCAGGACATCCACGCATAATTATAGCGATACTTCTATTCAAGATTATTTGAGCAATGAGGTGGTGCAAAAGGTTGTAAGGGGGTTTAGAAGGTTCAGGGTATTACACCCTTACTGCAAACAATGTCTCGGTGATAAGAATATGCTGAATTCACTGGTGAAGCAGGTGGGGTCCATTGTCTATTTTAAATGGATTAAAAAAAGATGATGGTTATGAATAACCAATTAAAATATTTTTTGGATTGTCCTCTTATGGTGTTTATAGTGCTCGATGTTTTGATTTTACAACTTGGAATAATTGAAATTAAGGTCAACTTTTTAAGGGGGATATTATGAAAAAAATGAGAAATATGTTTCAGAGAACCCTGTTGTTGCTATTTTTAGTTTCAGGAGTTGTCTATGCAAATGAGGAGAATATTTATTATGCACGATGCAATCTAAAAGTATTTAAGGGTAATTATATTACATGGGTTAACTGGCAGGACTCCCAAACATTTATTCCTGTAGGCACAAAGTTGAAAGTTACAAGATCAGGCAGTAAGGCATCACTGATAAATGCAGAAACCGGAGATCGTTATACCTTGGATATAGGCGCAAAAGGAGACGAATTCCTTGAGAAATATGTTATAAAAAAACAACCAGTTGACATTGTCTCATTACCAAAGGAAATTCAGGCCAGTATCAATAATACCACAGCCGAAATTGGTATGACGAAAAAACATGTTTACATGTCCATGGGCCCACCCATAGGTCCCAAAAGCGCCAGAACAAACAAGATGACGTATGAGGATATAATGAATATCAACATGTGGGTTTATGCAAAACGTCGTTTCCAAAATATTAATATAACGTTTGATGCTAATACAGGCAAGGCAAAGAAAGTCGAAGGAATCTGGAAATAAATTTGGAGACAATACTATGAGATTAAAAATATTTTCTTTATTTCTATTCGTTATTTTCATTGCAGGCTGCGCTAGCTTGAAAGCAAACAGAGATATGGGAATGAAGATTTCTAAGGCAGAAAATAAAATTATGGTATTCCCTTTCAGAAATCCTTATTACAAAGGCGTGGAATTAGAAGGAGTGGGTGATACTTTCGCACTTTCTTTTGTTAGTGAAATCCAGTCTACCGGAAGGACATGCGAGCTTGCTGAGGGTGATGATTTCAAAGCAAATAAATCAAGTTAAAGTTGATGATGCGTGTGCCTACGCTCGCCAGAAAGGTGCAGCTATTGCTGTTATAGGTGTTGTTACTGAATGGCTTGACGGGGCTACACAATGGTCAGGTACCGTCGATGTGGCATCTGTTATAGTGAATGCTTATGATACAGAAAATTGCAAACTCATATCTACTGCTTCTGGCAGGCAAAACGGACAACGGTTTACCTTTGTAAATGCACCGGCAACAAGATTTATGCGTCCATTATCCCAAGAAGTAGTGAAATCCCTGTTTGAATGATTTTTCGCAACGATTATTAATTTTAGCCATGAAACTTTTAGTCGAACATGCAAAAGTGATATAAAGATATCCAAAAAAGGAGAAAAACGATGTTATCAAAATACCGTCTGTGGTGCTTATTGTGTATGCTGGTTTTTATTGTATCTTGTGCAGGTTCTTCAGGCTATATGAGATCTTCGCAGACCTTGCTGAATCCAATACAAGATAAAGCATTAGTGCGTTTTATGAGACCTTCCGGTTTTGGATGTGCCATAAATTTCAACATGCTGGATGGAGAAAAAGTTATTGGCAATAGTGTGGCAAAATCCCAATTTGATTATCTTGCAGACCCCGGAAAACACTTATTTGTTGCTACTGCTGAAAATAAAGCATTCCTTGAAGCGGAGCTGGAAGCAGGTAAAACTTATTACGTTATCACGAGAGTATACATAGGGGCATGGACTGCTCGCGTTGCTTTTTTACCCGTTAATAAAGGTTCTGAATTTTGGGATAAGGTTCTTAAATATGAAAATACTTTGCAAAAGCTCCAACCTGATATAAATGCCTTAAAAACATGGGAAGATGCAAATAAAGCAAAAATACAAAAAGTTCTCTCTGCGTATGAAACAGAATGGAAAGATAAATATTCATGGCCCAAACTTATGCCAGAAGATGGAAGATAACATGAAATTACTCTTAGTCTCTCCCCTTGCCTCGAAAAGCTTTCTCGGTGGTGATTTCTACTTCCGCCTCCCGTATCTGGGGCTTTTGAAGGTTGCTTCCCTTACTCCGCCTAACTGGGATGTCAGCATTATTGATGAAAAGGTT from Candidatus Brocadia sp. includes these protein-coding regions:
- a CDS encoding DUF1611 domain-containing protein, translating into MNSIQNRRLVILTEGRLDLFSAKTAVSVIRYCKEDVVALVDRVNAGNDPESVIGIGKGIPIVPAIGDALHLKPNALLIGIAPPGGMLPPEWRKHITDALRNGLHIISGLHCHLNDDREFRQLANEHHVKIWDVRNPSDEIPLGTGKAKNTRTLRILTVGSDCNIGKMVTSIEITGAARQRGINACFVATGQTGIMIDGSGIAVDHVVSDFISGAAEKLVLDRAQYQLLSIEGQGTIVHPAYSGVTLGLLHGSAPQGLILCHQPTRKTLRHFNDFPILPLSYLIDLYEKLAQPVYPCRVLGISLNCFGMTDRDALQEIQRVERETKLPATDPIKFGVSKFIDSIHPLLP
- a CDS encoding dipeptide epimerase, translating into MNLSSYPLDLKLRHTFQIARETRDIQNNVVVMLRDGDGVIGFGEAAPTRFFGEDVRSVARALGQSVDLLKQANPFHLEDITHLLKERFPGDASARAAIDIALYDLIGKKLNIPLYQLLGLKQPTEKVTSFTIGIDTLEKMCRKVDEAKDFPVLKIKAGFKEDMETLRELRKITKAVFRIDANTGWTLSEAREKLTLMENLGVELVEQPFPVGSIELLQKIRHYVKIPIFVDEDVKTARDIPAFSGAVDGINIKLMKCGGIREAIRMIHTARAHGLKIMIGCNIESSVSITAAAHLATLVDYIDLDGHLLVVNDPYTGVTADKGRLTLPAGDGLGVSPRSSETLSSLCKSDADKPFIRS
- a CDS encoding amidohydrolase, encoding MTDKTLTQEILTHARGIHDYVVRMRRDFHKHPETGFGEIRTAGVIVEELKRLGLQVQTEIAKTGVLGTLPVDGASSTVAFRADMDALPITEENDLEFKSQNEGMSHACGHDANMAMLLGAAKLMVQLKDKLKRQVKFIFQPCEEQHPGGAKLMVEQGILKDINEIYGVHIDPNIPSGTFGLRAGATMAATDRIVITIIGKGGHASTPHLCVDPIVTAAEVILAIQTIVSRKVNPLSPCVVSLCQISGGTTFNVIPDKVRIIGTVRTLAKELRYKMPILIEEAIRGITSLNNASYQFEYLKGHPPLHNPQQQVDFVQDKIIELFGNKSVEQIDPKMGGEDFSYYLEKIKGAYLFLGSGNIEKGASQPLHSARFLLDEDVLSMGPALFTYIACCP
- a CDS encoding lysophospholipid acyltransferase family protein codes for the protein MSKHFLNIPVMYRLVTRWIGYLPTPVSYAISQHIADFSYVLYTSAGKNVKQNLRLVFPDLPDKNLSRLARRLFRNYSKYIVDCGRFTNFNKKALTEQIVCYEGKKNLDEVLHMNKGLILLTAHLGNWELGGMFFGSYGFKINVLTLPDENPEIDTIRSWHRSVYGVKTIPVGNTPFSMLEVARALDNKEIIAMLIDRHHAGLDSIATDFFHKPTLFPRGPFVLSRLTGAPIIVAFVVKEKDVYKGIIERPLMVTHEDEECAILREVVKIFEKYIMLYPDQWYNFTPI
- a CDS encoding outer membrane lipoprotein carrier protein LolA — translated: MVNAEKFNILFSVVVLISLFFLIPLNAASDTAGEVSFSDRQKILEKLKKLAKDTHTITAIVTQEKQLSLLKKKIYIDGSVVIIKNPNVFRWDIVKPDKSIIIIEGETMTIYHPDVKEAQVYNLSENPIARNTVNFFRTTLWGSYTEIEKKFSVTILRKNNEIVFQLVPLSKTVGQYLSSILIYYDEGTGFPRGFEMTTPKGGKTVTRLSNIKINPEIKTDTFKLKLPADVWITNNPEHSQCDIK
- a CDS encoding TVP38/TMEM64 family protein; this translates as MVTVIKLFTVIAIIVLSVYLYPHLNHQNIGAFVKENRTAAPLFFIAITGLRPILFFLPSMGLTIVAGILFGTIWGTVYVVVGGALSTLVGFYFARWLGRDVVKRLVNKNSIIRTLDERSRMYGKHAVLYMRLFNLPWDMVSYWAGLSGICFSDYYRASLIPLVPISFLYTYFGSHVLTPTSTGFIVSLSIMLVMGAIPYIKPKFKKKAYG
- a CDS encoding radical SAM protein, whose protein sequence is MAESIGAIKLPINRLHMELTNACNFSCEFCPDSRMKRQRGFMPLEMARSILDDIGRTGIAKLVLFHVMGEPALHPHFIDIVRYANHKNVAVCITTNGSRIEKNDLLNTLIQANAKQVILSLQTPDENTFSMRGARGVSFEDYAEYVTSIARTFMNNGHESELVIHFLSSPLRKLMIPIAKELSIADTSKKLRSHLQAWAERILKGTSNEHRLSNVQRQITRARSFKENKIFINDRLSFQTRIVGDWATHFDTKVVNARVGYCPGIQDNFGILWNGDYTFCCTDYDGRTSTHNYSDTSIQDYLSNEVVQKVVRGFRRFRVLHPYCKQCLGDKNMLNSLVKQVGSIVYFKWIKKR
- a CDS encoding DUF4823 domain-containing protein, with the protein product MMISKQINQVKVDDACAYARQKGAAIAVIGVVTEWLDGATQWSGTVDVASVIVNAYDTENCKLISTASGRQNGQRFTFVNAPATRFMRPLSQEVVKSLFE